GCCCGGTGTAGGCAGCGTTTCGGTCTTGCAAGCGCACGAGATACGTGCCGGCAGGCAATGCTGAGACATCCACACTCGTGATGCCTTCGCTGGGCTTCACCGTCATGACCACTTTACCCGATGCATCCAGAATCAAGGCCTCAGCATCACCGGAAAAATGGTGCCCGGATTCACCCATGTGCAAGATGCCTGTCGTTGGGTTGGGATATAGGTCGAGCGCAACAGAGCCGCCTACTTCCGCAACGTTGGTTGTGCACTCAAGCTGATTGATTTTTTGCCAGATTAAATTGTTCAGAATTAAAGGAACCAGCTCATTTCCGGGTGCCTCACCCATACGAACCCAAACCAAGCCTTCGGACGCCACTACGTTGATAAACTGTCCGTTCATTCCGGCTGCCACGATGCAATCGGCGGGTGCATCGGGCACGAGCATACCGGGAAATACGAATGGGGTGCCGGGTACCATAAATGTGCTGGTGCCGTTGAGCCACCACAGGTAACCGTACGCTTCATTAAGACCTTGAGAGGTTGTGACCATGTTCTGGAAGTAATCGGCATCGCCCATTACGGCTGTGCCGTTCCACAGGCCTTCGTTGGCAATCAACAACCCGAATCGCGCCATGCTGCGTGCATTGCTGAAGTACACGTTGCTGTTGCTTTCAATGGTAAAGAAAGAGCCTGTCATCCCTGTAATGCTTTGCACCTTGGAACTGTTGTACTGATTGATGGTTTGACCCGTAGCGCTCTCGATCACATCTTTTAGCAGGGTGTACGGGGCGTTGTAATAGTACCAGAAACTGCCTGGTTCACTGAGGCATGTCAGGCAAATCGGCTCTGTGCAGTTTTGATCGGGTACATTGTAATCCAGTCCGGTGGTCATGGTAAGTTGATGACGAACGGTAATGGCTGATTCCTCCAGACTGTCACAGCTTGTCCATCCCTCACCAAGATAGTCGCTCACGGGGTTGTTGATGTCGAGCAAACCTTCCTCTTGCGCAATGCCCACCAGTGCCGCCGTAAGAGTTTTACCCGCCGAAGCCCAATACCACGGGGTGAGTTGCGTAAAGTTGTCAAAGTATTGCTCAAGAACAATTCTGCCGTCTTTAAGGAGAATAAAAGCTTTGGTGTCATTTTCATCCAGCAAGTCATACAATGCTTCAACCTGTTCCGGACACCAATTGAGCTCTTCTGGGTCAAGTGTCTCCCATTCAAGGTTCTGAATAGGCGGGAAATAGCTTTGAGCCTTCGCTCCCAGCCAAAAACAAACCGCAGAAAAGAGGAGTAAAAGTCTCATCGGAAGAGGATATTGGTTTCTACAAAGATAGCAGATGAAGCGGAGCGCGTGGGGCACACAGGGCAATGGAATTAAATCTGATTGTATTCGCGAAAACGAAAAGTGATGCCGAATATAAGGTCTCCCTTGTGCAAGGACGCTCCGGCCAAACAGTTAGAAAGGTTGATTTCTTCAATACCCACCTGTCCGTTGAGCCTTTTGGTGCGAACCACCGCACCTTGCGCATTGTACACCGAAAGTACATCATTTTCCGCGGCTATTCCTTCCGGTAAGCGCCAGGTTAAATAGGCGGTATT
This Cryomorphaceae bacterium DNA region includes the following protein-coding sequences:
- a CDS encoding T9SS C-terminal target domain-containing protein, with the translated sequence MRLLLLFSAVCFWLGAKAQSYFPPIQNLEWETLDPEELNWCPEQVEALYDLLDENDTKAFILLKDGRIVLEQYFDNFTQLTPWYWASAGKTLTAALVGIAQEEGLLDINNPVSDYLGEGWTSCDSLEESAITVRHQLTMTTGLDYNVPDQNCTEPICLTCLSEPGSFWYYYNAPYTLLKDVIESATGQTINQYNSSKVQSITGMTGSFFTIESNSNVYFSNARSMARFGLLIANEGLWNGTAVMGDADYFQNMVTTSQGLNEAYGYLWWLNGTSTFMVPGTPFVFPGMLVPDAPADCIVAAGMNGQFINVVASEGLVWVRMGEAPGNELVPLILNNLIWQKINQLECTTNVAEVGGSVALDLYPNPTTGILHMGESGHHFSGDAEALILDASGKVVMTVKPSEGITSVDVSALPAGTYLVRLQDRNAAYTGRFVKL